The following proteins come from a genomic window of Pyxidicoccus sp. MSG2:
- a CDS encoding T6SS immunity protein Tli4 family protein encodes MAGLPGEELILRTSEKKRQKLRFLWSYAGKEDSGTHPKFTIELETSLDQEDAKVAFWDAMLDSVRPVGQ; translated from the coding sequence GTGGCGGGGCTGCCCGGAGAGGAGCTCATCCTCCGCACCAGCGAGAAGAAGCGGCAGAAGCTGCGCTTCCTGTGGAGCTACGCGGGCAAGGAGGACTCGGGCACCCATCCCAAGTTCACCATCGAGCTGGAGACCAGCCTCGACCAGGAGGACGCGAAGGTGGCGTTCTGGGATGCGATGCTGGACTCGGTGCGCCCCGTGGGGCAGTGA